The genomic DNA CACGCCGTCGCTCTGCCGCCTGATTGTCGTTCCGTCGATGACCCCCGAGAATGCCCGCATCCGTGTGGACGCTGCGGCGCCCCCGATCGCTGCAGACGCGTCCACCAGCCCGGAACCGAACTCCGCGTCCTTCCCCGAAGCCCCCAGGTCGGTGGCTGTGCCCTCCAGCCTGGCCTGAATGGCGGCGGGGCCGACCCACCCCCGTGAGATCATGAGGGCGATGACCCCGGCGACGTGCGGGGTAGCCATGGAGGTACCCTGGAAGCCCACGTACGCGTTGGCGAAGCCATCGTACGGCCGCCAGCTCGTGCTGAGGACGAACCAGCCGCCGTCTCCACCCGGAGCGGCGATGTCCAGCTCCGGGCCGCAGTTCGAGTAGGAGGCACGAGCGGGCGGGCTTCCATTTCCTGTGGCCGCTACGGCGATGACCTGAGCGTTGCGCGCGGGATAGCTCACCGGTCCGCAGGAACCGTTCCCAGCCGCCGCCACCAGAGTGACGCCGCGGGCACGCGCGTAGGAGATGGCATTGTCCACGGTGGTGCTGTCCACCGCGCCGGCCAGGCTCATGCTGATCACTTTGGCCCCGTGATCTGCGGCGTACGTGATTGCTGCGGCCAGGTCGGCGTAGGAGCCCACGCCACAGGCGGAGAGGCTTGGGTCCTCGCCCAGAATGCGGATGGGCATGACCATCGTGGCGGCCGCCCCGCCCCAGGTCACCCCGGCCACGCCGACCGCGTTGTTCGTCAGCGCACCAATGGTGCCGGAGACGTGGGTCCCGTGACTGAAGTCCGTGGGGTCGACCGTGGGACACCCCGGGTCCGTGGGATCGGCGTCGTCTGGATCCGCGAAGAAGTCGAAGCCAGGCACGGTGACCCCTGCCAGATCGGGGTGGTCAAACCTGATCCCTGTATCCAGCACCGCCACGATGGTCACTCCGCCCGTCGTCGTCTCCCACGCCAGCGGCAGGTTGATCAGGGGAAAGTGCCATTGCGCCGTGTACATCGGGTCGTTAGGAGTCGCTGCAGCGTACACATACGCATCCTGCTCCACGTACTCCACCAGGCCTGATGCCCGGTAGGCGGCCATGGCCTCGGCCGCGGAAGCGCCGGGCCCCAGGCGGACGACCTGCACGTCCAGCCGGTCGATCGTGCCCACCACGACCGCCTTCGCCTGCGCGTGCACCCTGGCTGAGGCGGAGGCGCCGATCCCCGGACGGAACTTCACCATCAACCGGTCTGGGACGTGCACGGGCCGCGCTCCGCGCGGACGTAGAGGGAGCAGCAAGGTGCCCGGCAAGGCGGTGGTCGAGGCGGTGCGCGAGGCTGACACCGTGACTGTGCCCGACACCGCGCCTGTCAATCCACCGGGCGCCGGCCCTACGCCGCTGCTCCCGCAGGCGGAGACCGTGAGGGCCAGGGTAACCAACAGGGTAGCACAACGCGGCGGGGGGCCCCCGCACCTCTGCGGTGTCGCGATTAGGGGATACTGGCAGGCTGACATGGTTCTCAAGGGATCGTCTCCTTCAGCTCCTCCGCCCCGGCGAGAAGGTAGTTCCCCGGAAACGAGTCCGCGGCCGTGCTTAAGCACCGCCAGAGATGAGCCTGTATTCAGCCTGGCTGAGGGGAAATCCTCTCAATCCGGAACAGAGCCTGCTAGCTAGACTCCCAGTACCCGCGGTAGGGCAGCGTCGAGTTCGGCGGGCGGGAATTTCCTTGAGCCCACGAAGCAGGAATTTCCTTGGGCGCCACGAACTGGCGGCGTATGTTGTGCGAAGATCCTCTCCGGGAGGTGAGAGAAGTGCGCGTCAGACCCGTGGTACTCATTCTCGCTGCCGTGCTTGTGGTTACTGCGTGCGGTGCGGCAGGTGTGGCGCAACTGGCCACGATTGTCAGCAGATTTGCCGATCCCGCTGGTGATACGGCAGCAGGGGCACCGCCCACTGTATATGACGCCCTCACCATGGTCACCAGGCGCATAGACAATTCCCCCTTCGGTTCCTACGATACCCTCCAGGTGGAAGTCACGTTTGCCCAGCCTGTCGTACTTCCTCCTCCGGGAGGTACCGGTGATGCAGCGGGTACCCAGATGGTCCCCGAACTCGCCATTGACACGGACGAGAACCCTGCGACCGGGCTGTCTTACGGATGTGGGGCATTGGGCTTTTCCATGCCCGGTGGCGATTTCTTCCTGGTCTCCTGGGAGGGACCTGGCCGCCTCGCCAACGGAAACTACACTATCGTGGACACCACGCTTAGCCCCGTGGGGGAAGCCAGTGTAGCTGTCTCCGGAAACACCCTGACGTTCAACATCCCTCTTTCCGCGCTAGGCGGTGACGACGGGGCCACACGTACGGGGATCTTCGCGGGGAACATGAACGGCGGCTCGATTAAGGTGACCGATTGCGCTCCCAACGGAGGCGGCATGGTTATCACAAAGCAAGGCGGTCCCGGTCTTGGAGTCCGTCGCTGACTCACCTCTCAAGTTGGAAAGACCCTCGGGCAGCCAGTCGCTGTCGGCTGGCTCCCGCTCCATATCCGGCATGCCGAATTGAGCAAACGCGGACTCAGAGCGGGGATGGCAGGCTGTTCGAAGCCCGGAGCGGATGTGGTCCTGCAGCACAGGCTGGAGGAGTTGGAGGCCCCTGTTCAGAACATAGCCAGCGCCAAGACGTGCCATCCGCCATGGGATATCGCTTGCTCTTTCCGCTCCTGCTGGTCCTGACGCTGCCGGCCTGCGGCACCCTGACCGGTCTTCCCCCTCTTGCCCCCGGCGCCGACACCACCGCGCCCACCGTCACCGCCACCGTGCCCGAGCGCGACGCCACCGTTCCTGCGGACGCCCAGATCTCCGTCACCTTCAGCAAGACCATGAACCCGCGCACGGTCACCCTGACCTCCGACCCGGCAGTCACCTTCACCCCCGCCCAGTGGTCGGCCGACGGGCGCACGGTCAGCGTCCGCCCGCAAGACCCCTTCAATCCGGGCACCAAGTACACCATCACCGTCACCGGGCGTGACCAGGCGGGGAACGCGCTGGCCACGTTCACCTGGTCGTTCACCGCCGGTCCCCCCGCGGCCCGTGCCGGCACCGGGCAGGCGCGGCTGCGGGACCGCGTGGAGGTGCGCAGCGACGAGCGCCTCTTCACCCTCTTCGCCGCACTGAACGCCGCGGGGTACGACGAAGGGCTCAAGGAGTCGGGTGCGGCGCGTCAGGCCGTGCGGGAGAAGCTGGGGGAGCTGGCCCTTAAGGTGGTGGAACCGGTGCGCCGCTACCGGGATGAGCACCAGCAGCCCCTGGAGGCGTACGTGCGCTACGTCCTGACCCTCGGTCCGCCGCCTGGCTTCGCCGAGCAGCGCGCCCCCGAGGGCCTTGATGGCTTCGGCCGGGTGCTTGCCGACTTCTACCGGGCCGCGGGCGTGGCCGACCTCTGGAAAGCCCAGGCGGAAGCCCACACCCAGGCCGCATCCGCCCTGGCCGCCGAGGGGCTGACGTTGATGGGGCGTACGCTGGACTACCTGCGAGCAGGTGACGTCCCGCGCGAACGCATCCTCCTCGTGCCCAACCTACTTGATGTGCCCGGCCGCGAATACCTGGTGCGTCTGGACGGGACGGCCGTCTTCGTCCTAGGCGCCCCCGGGAAGGTCGACCCCCTCCCCCTGGCGGCGCTCACCGTGCGGCTGGTCCTCGGCCAGCCCCGGCCCGAGGCCGAACTGGAGGTGCAGCGGACCGGTGTCCTCTACGACCTGGTGCGGGAGACTGCCCAGCGTCACGGCTATCGGGATTGGCCCACGGTCATCCGGGAGAGCCTCGTCGCCGCGGTCACCGCCCGCCTGGGGGTTCCCGCCGACCAGCGCTCCGCCTTCCTCCGTCGCCACTATGACCGAGGTCTCATCCTGGTGGATCACTTCGCCGAGGAGCTCGCCCGCTACGAGCGTGACTCGCTCCCCCTGGCAGACTTCCTCCCCCAGATGTTGCGCACGGTGAACCTGGACGACCAGCGCCGCCTGTTCGCGGAGCGCCGGCGCTAACCACCCAGAAATTCGCCTCCCCAATTTGCGGGGGCCCCGGCCCGTACCAGGCCACATTTCCCGGACGTGCTCCAGCCCTGGATGCTGCAGTCGGGTCTTGGCCCGAGGGATCGGGGGCTCAGGGGACGGCCAGCCGGATGTCGCCGGAGACGATGTCGAACGACGGCAAAGGGGCGTCGCCGACCGGGTCGGTGAACGTCACAAAGGTGTCCCGTGGCACCTCCAGCGTGACGAACCCGAAGATATCCCGGGCGCCAGGCCCCAGGGCATCCAGAGGATGCTGGTTGTCGTCCACGGTGACCACGTTCACCTTCACCCGGCTCGGCGGCACCGTATCTGTCTGCAGGCTGCCCAGGGGCACCCGCGCCCGGATGGTCCGCCCGTCGGGGAGGAGCTCCCCGAAGAAGAACGGTTCTGGCGGGCGAATCGCCTCGAAGCCGAACGGGCGGTAGGGGACGGAGGGAACGCGTCCGAAGAAGAAGCGCCCCCCACGCAGCAGGACGTAGTGTGTCCAGTTGGTGCTGTCGGGCTGCGGGCCGCGCAGGATGCTCTCGTCGACGGTGAAGGGGATATAGTAGGAGCCCCCCGAGGGGCGAATAGGCCCGGCAAAGACCACCGTGATGACAACCTGCGGCCCTGCCTGTGCGTCTCCCGGCACGGGGGAGACCAGCAGGGCCAGGAGAACGACGCTAATGGTGACCCCGACGGATGGTGCTACCCGGCCCATCATGGCTACCTCCCCCTTTCCGACCTCCCTGGCCGGTTCCTCCCCGGGCGCCTTCTACCCCCTTTACCGCGCCCGGAGGCCACAGGCCTGCTCCTACGGCGCCCCGGTGAAGGGGAACGACTGGTCGAAGAGGAGGCCGGTCTGTCCAAGGCCGATCCTTCCCCGCCCCCAGGGGATGGCGGTGAGCCAGGCTTCCAGCCAGAGCTCCTGGCGCGCGCCCAAATAGGTCAGCCCCACGGCCAGACAGTCGCAGAAGATGCGGGTGACCGAGAGCCGGTCGTGCACGACCTGATTGGTGGACGCGTTGTAGAACCCCAGGTAGCGGAGGTGCCACTCGGGGCTGAGGCGCAGGTCGAGGTTGGCCTCAACCCGCTCCAGCCGTCCGGCGGTTGGGCTGTAGCTCGCTGCCAGCGCCACGGTCCAGCCCGGCCTGGGGATGGCCACCGCCTGCGCCACCAGGTTGCCGAGCCGCTGCGCCAGGGCATCATAGGTCAGGGACGCCCGGGCGAACAGGCCCGGCGTCCGGTAGGTCAGGCTGGCTTCGGCGAAGCTGAACACGCCAGCGATCTGATCGAAGAGGAAGGGGCTGCTCCCGGTCACGGCCTGAGTGGTGTAGGCGGTCCGGAACTCCAGTAGCGGGGTGAGCGGGCGCACGTAGTCAACCCGACTGCCTGTAAAGAAGCGGCCTTCCCCACTGGTATACCAGCTCCCCCGGCCGAAGGCGTGGAGCTGCAGCGTGCCCCCTGCAATCGTCACCGGCCCGCTTAAGGTAAGCAGGGCGTCGGCCCGACTGGCGTCGGTGACAGCGGGCGGGGCGACAGTGTGCTCCCGGAAGCGCCCCACCCCCCCTTCGACCTGCAGGACGAAAGGCGATCGCCCCAGGCGGAAGGGAGAGAGAGCGAACGTCAGCTCAGGCAGGCGCTCCAGGATGTAGCGCTGGTCCCCGGGGAAGGCATCGCCGTCCAGGTCCCAGCTCGTTTCCGCCACCAGAGTGGCAGAGAATCCGGGCCTGAAGTGTCGCAGGACGAGTCTGGGCACCAGCTCATCATCGATCCCGGAGGGCCCTGCGGTCCGCGAGAACCTCACGATGGCATCCCCGCTCAGGCCGGGAGAGAGCGTCTGGCTGTGCACCAGGTGGCTGGTGAAGCTATACACCGGGCCGAATGAACTGCTGGAGAGGGTAGAAAAGAGAAAGGTGCTCGCACGCGCCGTGCGGTAGCTGAGGTCGGTGGCGGCGTAGAGGTCGCTGGCGGCGGGGGCGGCCGTCGGCGCCCGGAGGCTGTAGTCGGCAAAGAGGCCCAGGTGGAGCGCAGGCGACAGCTCCTGCCGGTGAGTGAGGATGGCGCGCCAGTCTACCTCCTCGAGCTGCCGGTTGGCCAGGCGGTAGAGAAGCGCATTCCCCTGCCCCCGCTCGCCGGCAAGGCGGTAGAAGTGGTCGACGCCCAGGCCGGCGCCCAGCCGCTCCATGTAGTCGGCCAGGAGGAACCCCCAGTGCTGGTCGTTGAGGAAGTAGCTGTAGCGGGTCTTGACGAACCAGCCCTCGGCCGGGCTGTAGCCGACAACAGGAAAGAGGCGGCTCTCCTGGCGCTCCCGCAGGAAGATGATGAAGGAGGGCAGGGTGAGAATGCGGCGTCCGGCCACCCACAGGGACACGCGGCGCCCGACCACCTTGTCGTTGAGGAAGACGGCGATCTCCTCCGCGGTCAGGTGAACCAACGGATCGTCCGGATCGCAGGTGGTGACGAAGCCTTGGCGGATCGACACCGTGCGGTCCAGCACCCCCTCCAGCCGCTGCGCCCGTAGGTAGACTCGTCCCAGCACCAGGGGGCTAGTCACCTCCGTCCGCGCCTGGTGCAAAACGCCAAGGCGGGTGCGCAGGTTGTAGGTCAGGAGGTCCGCGCTGGCCTCCTGGGAGCCCGCGCGCAGCCGGACGCGGCCCTCCGCCGTCACCTCACCGGTCTCCAGGTTGGCCACCAGCGCATCGGCGTGGATGGTCACCCCCTCGAAGGCGAGGATGACGTTTCCCGTGGCAACCAGGACGCGGGTGCGCCGGTCGTAGCGGAAGGTCTCGGCGCGGATCCGTACCGGAACCTCGTCCCCCGGAGTCACCGGGGCCTCCTGAGCGCCGCCGGAGGCGCCGGTTGCGGGCGAGGGGATGGTGACGGCCAGGAGGACCGCGACGGCAGCGGCGAATGCGCGGCGGGGACGCAAGGGAGGACGCAGAGGACGGCGAGTCGTGAGTTGGGAATTTCGCCTGACCCTTTCCCTCTCCTGCCGCCCCTCGTTGATCCCGCCGGCCTCCAGACCGAAGCAGAGCGTTCAGGGCTGGGGATGCTTTGGAGGAGGCGGCCCCACCGGTTTCCTGGCCTGGACCACTACCACATCGGGGGCCACGCAGAGCACCAGGTGGGACTGCCGCAGGCTCCTCAGGACCTTCGCCTCCTCCACGCCCTGGGGAATGCGAATGACGTAGACGCGCCCCGCCTCATCCGCCCGCACAATGTGCAGGCCGAGCCCGAGCAGCACCGCAGCCGCAGCGGAGGGTGAGGCGGTGGGGACGAACCAGACACGGTACTGGCGGGGAATGACCACCACCCGCTGGGGACCCGCAGGTCCGGTCGCACCGCTCCCCCACACCACCGACTCTGAACAGGCCACCGTCAGAGCCAGAAGTGCCGCTCCTGCCACCCGGATGGCCAACCGCCTGCCCGGGGAACATGGTTCAACAGGAGACGATGTCCCCAAGAATCGCATGCAATGCTTGGGGTGCCTCTGGGCTGGCACCATCGGCGCCTCCCTCTATCCCTAGAAACGCCGGTGGACAGCGGCAGGTTCGGCGGGCCGGGCGGAGCAGGGTTGCACTCCCTCCCGGCCCGCGACCCGCCTCTACGGACTGGCCGCAGCGTTGACCGCAGCACCGGCGTCGAGCAGCCCCCAGCCGTAGGAGCCGGCACCCGGCGCGTAGACCGTGGGTGAGGCGCACCGGCTCCCGCTGTAGTCCGGCCGGGCATACCCGGAGCAGGGCGCCTTAGCCGTGTTCTGGAGGATGGTCCTGACCTGCTGAGGGGTAAGGCCGGGATTGCGTTCCAGCATGAGGGCCACCGCCCCGGTGACATGCGGCGCGGCCATGGAGGTGCCCCTGATGAACCCGTTGCTCCCCTGGGCAGCGGGAAACAGGGAGTAGATGGGCTCGCCCGGGGCGGCGATGGTCACGTAGGGGCCGGCGGAGGAGAAGGTGGAGACCCGGTTGGTCGGTGTGGAGGAGGCGACTGCGATCATTCCGGGGATCGTCGTGGCAAACGCCGCCGGGTAGGCGGGGGCATTCGTCGGAGAGAAGCTATTGCCGGCGGCGAAGACGGGCACGCAGTTGTTGGCAATGGCGAACTCGATGGCGTCTACCTCCGCGCGCGATCCCACCAGACCGCCCCAGGAGGCGTTGAACACCCGGCACCCCAGCTCGACGGCTTTAAGCATCCCGTTGACCACCATCATCGTAGTCCCACCCTGGGGACCGAGCAGCCGGATGGGAATGACCTGGGCGCCGGGAGCCACGCCCACCATGTCTACGCCGTCCGCCTTGGCAGCCACCGTCCCGGTGACGTGGGTCCCGTGTCCGCCTGTGTCAGAGTTGGCGCCCGCCGGGATGGCCAGGTTGTCCACAGCGTCCCAGCCGGGGAGGCACTTTCCGGCAAGCTGGGGATGGGTGCAGTCCACACCTTCGTCGGTGATGGCCACCTTCACCCCGCTCCCGTCCACGGAACTCCAGGCCACGGGTGCGCCGATGCGGTGCATGTCCCACTGCCAGGTGGCCTCAGAGGCAGGCACGAGCGTGCCGTCCAGACGCGTGACCTGGAAGGCCGAGTGGAACTCGCTGAGCTTGGGGTCGGTAGGGCTGATCGCTCCGCTGGGGGCAAGGGCAGGTACGGTGCTCCCAGAGCCAGCCACCTGCGCGGTCTCGCCGTCGACCCGCCAGCGGCGCAGGTTTAACTCCGCGTATTCTACGCCCGGCTGCGCCGCGTACTGAGCGATGTACTCCGCTTCCCTTCCCGGCGGTACCTCCACCAGCACAAAGGTGAAGCCTCCGCCTCGCCCTGCGGCGGTGGCCTGGCGAAGCGCCCTGGCCGAGCCGATCTCCCTGGGATTTGCGCCGGGGCGGTACTTCACCACAATCTGGCCGGCCACGTACTGGTCAGCCGGCGCGCTGGAGACCGGGGGAAATCCCGGCGTCCCTCCTCCCGGCGTGCCGGAGGGGCTCATCACGGAGCCGCACGCGGTGGCCAGGATCAGCGCGGCGGGAATGAGGAGGCGAGACGTCGGCACGGGCCGGGCAGTGGCAGTCCGGATCCTCATGGTCACCCCTCCCCTCACCGAGTAAAGGCAATCATGTCCGACCGTGACCAGCGGTCGTCGTTGTTGCTGAAAGGCGTCCGATCCAGAAGCGGGCGGTGCAGCGCTCCACCTGCCCGCAGGGCCTGGCGCAGCGGAGCAGCGCTGCGCACTAGCTGCGCCCGGTCCCCTCTAGCGGCCCGGAAGCGAAGGGTACCGGGCCGCAGCACTCCTCCCCGCGCCCGCAGGGCCGGACGCAGCCGCTCGCGTCCGATATAGTCGGCAGACGTGAGGCTGTCGTTGGCGAAGACCATGACGCTGTAGCTGCCGGCCGGCAGCGCCGCGGGCAGGGTCACGGAGAGGCTGGAGCTCGTGGCCGCGTAGTAGACCAGGTTCCCGCCCGCGTCGAAGACATCCACCTCGTAAACGGTGGCCCCGGAGCTGGCAGCCCAGCTGATCGCCGGCGGGTTACCCGTACCGACCGTGGGTGTACCAGGGCGCGGCAGGTAGCTGACGTTCAGGGCTGTCGCCCCGCTGGTCAGGTAGGTGGTGGTTAGACCGAACACCGTGAAGGTAAACGTCGAGGTGTCCAGAGCCCCGGCGAACCCGAGCCCGTACCAGTAGACGCTCTGGGCCAGCGAGATCTGGGGGATGGGGGTGGTCACCGACGTCACGGTGCTGTCGTGGTAGACCTCCCCGAGCCACAGGTCCAGGCTGTGGATGGCGTGGTAGAGAAACAGGTCGGTGAGGGAAAACCCCACCGTGCTCTCGCTGTCAAACGGCGCAAGGAAACTCTTTCCCTCGCTGTCCAGCACTGTGGGCAGGCTGCCGGTGACGTTTGCCATCGGGAAGTCGCCGTAGGCCAGCGTTCCACCGATCAGGTTCACCGCCGGGTCGTACGCGTACTGGGTGAAGTAGAGGTGCGTCGCTCCCAGCACCCCGCTGCCCAGCCCTCCCACGCCGTCCCAGTTGCCGCCGAAGAGCGATCCAGTCACGGCCGGCCGCTCGTTGGACATCCCGGTCCGGTTAATGGTGAAGCCGCCGGTGGCGTTGGTGATGTCGTCAAAAAGCCCGGTATAGGTGACGATGCCCACGTTCCCGGGAACCTGGCAGGAAGCCGATGAGGAGCTGCAGTTGTCGGGGCCGGCCTGCGGGCTGCCGTCCGCGCGCTTAAGCGTGCCTGTGATCGTCCCGGTGAACGGACCGGAGATGGTGCGCGGAGGGGTCTGGTCGCTGGGGAGACGGTGGACCAGGACGAGGACGATGTCCCTGCCTGTGGTGGCCACATTCAGGTCACGGATGGTCAGCGCGGCTGCGGGCAGGGTCGAGGGCGGTGCGGCACTCACGTCGTACACCCCAGAAGGGGACGAGGAGAAGTTCGCCCGGCCGCTGGCGTCGGTAGTCTGCGAGACTGCGCTACCGCCGGCGGGCGTGACGGTCACGACGACCCCGGCGGCGGGCTGCCCGCTGAAGCCACCGCTGCCGCTACCCAGGATCACCAGCACTGAGAACGGAGCGACGGCCGCAGGGGGCGCTCCAGTGACGCCACACCCGCTGACCGCCAGGGCCGTGCCGATCGCCAGAACCAGGACTGCCGAGGAGCGCTTCCGCAAGCTCGATCACCTCCTCGATGACCTGTTCCGCCATCACGCATGCATACGTTGCGGTTCTCACCCCCTTCTGCCGGAGATGCGAGGGGACTGGCGCGAGATTGTCTGGTAGGTCTGGCCTTGCGAGAACTTACGACAGATGACCTGCGGACTCCTGCCAGCTTCCAT from Armatimonadota bacterium includes the following:
- a CDS encoding S8 family serine peptidase yields the protein MHVPDRLMVKFRPGIGASASARVHAQAKAVVVGTIDRLDVQVVRLGPGASAAEAMAAYRASGLVEYVEQDAYVYAAATPNDPMYTAQWHFPLINLPLAWETTTGGVTIVAVLDTGIRFDHPDLAGVTVPGFDFFADPDDADPTDPGCPTVDPTDFSHGTHVSGTIGALTNNAVGVAGVTWGGAAATMVMPIRILGEDPSLSACGVGSYADLAAAITYAADHGAKVISMSLAGAVDSTTVDNAISYARARGVTLVAAAGNGSCGPVSYPARNAQVIAVAATGNGSPPARASYSNCGPELDIAAPGGDGGWFVLSTSWRPYDGFANAYVGFQGTSMATPHVAGVIALMISRGWVGPAAIQARLEGTATDLGASGKDAEFGSGLVDASAAIGGAAASTRMRAFSGVIDGTTIRRQSDGVEVAGSGAFLITSAQAGTKTVFVWQDFNADGTVDADDFFGQTPGVVISPGATTSGVSVTVQRYSGPTLTVN
- a CDS encoding Ig-like domain-containing protein translates to MGYRLLFPLLLVLTLPACGTLTGLPPLAPGADTTAPTVTATVPERDATVPADAQISVTFSKTMNPRTVTLTSDPAVTFTPAQWSADGRTVSVRPQDPFNPGTKYTITVTGRDQAGNALATFTWSFTAGPPAARAGTGQARLRDRVEVRSDERLFTLFAALNAAGYDEGLKESGAARQAVREKLGELALKVVEPVRRYRDEHQQPLEAYVRYVLTLGPPPGFAEQRAPEGLDGFGRVLADFYRAAGVADLWKAQAEAHTQAASALAAEGLTLMGRTLDYLRAGDVPRERILLVPNLLDVPGREYLVRLDGTAVFVLGAPGKVDPLPLAALTVRLVLGQPRPEAELEVQRTGVLYDLVRETAQRHGYRDWPTVIRESLVAAVTARLGVPADQRSAFLRRHYDRGLILVDHFAEELARYERDSLPLADFLPQMLRTVNLDDQRRLFAERRR
- a CDS encoding LptA/OstA family protein translates to MTPGDEVPVRIRAETFRYDRRTRVLVATGNVILAFEGVTIHADALVANLETGEVTAEGRVRLRAGSQEASADLLTYNLRTRLGVLHQARTEVTSPLVLGRVYLRAQRLEGVLDRTVSIRQGFVTTCDPDDPLVHLTAEEIAVFLNDKVVGRRVSLWVAGRRILTLPSFIIFLRERQESRLFPVVGYSPAEGWFVKTRYSYFLNDQHWGFLLADYMERLGAGLGVDHFYRLAGERGQGNALLYRLANRQLEEVDWRAILTHRQELSPALHLGLFADYSLRAPTAAPAASDLYAATDLSYRTARASTFLFSTLSSSSFGPVYSFTSHLVHSQTLSPGLSGDAIVRFSRTAGPSGIDDELVPRLVLRHFRPGFSATLVAETSWDLDGDAFPGDQRYILERLPELTFALSPFRLGRSPFVLQVEGGVGRFREHTVAPPAVTDASRADALLTLSGPVTIAGGTLQLHAFGRGSWYTSGEGRFFTGSRVDYVRPLTPLLEFRTAYTTQAVTGSSPFLFDQIAGVFSFAEASLTYRTPGLFARASLTYDALAQRLGNLVAQAVAIPRPGWTVALAASYSPTAGRLERVEANLDLRLSPEWHLRYLGFYNASTNQVVHDRLSVTRIFCDCLAVGLTYLGARQELWLEAWLTAIPWGRGRIGLGQTGLLFDQSFPFTGAP
- a CDS encoding S8 family serine peptidase; this encodes MRIRTATARPVPTSRLLIPAALILATACGSVMSPSGTPGGGTPGFPPVSSAPADQYVAGQIVVKYRPGANPREIGSARALRQATAAGRGGGFTFVLVEVPPGREAEYIAQYAAQPGVEYAELNLRRWRVDGETAQVAGSGSTVPALAPSGAISPTDPKLSEFHSAFQVTRLDGTLVPASEATWQWDMHRIGAPVAWSSVDGSGVKVAITDEGVDCTHPQLAGKCLPGWDAVDNLAIPAGANSDTGGHGTHVTGTVAAKADGVDMVGVAPGAQVIPIRLLGPQGGTTMMVVNGMLKAVELGCRVFNASWGGLVGSRAEVDAIEFAIANNCVPVFAAGNSFSPTNAPAYPAAFATTIPGMIAVASSTPTNRVSTFSSAGPYVTIAAPGEPIYSLFPAAQGSNGFIRGTSMAAPHVTGAVALMLERNPGLTPQQVRTILQNTAKAPCSGYARPDYSGSRCASPTVYAPGAGSYGWGLLDAGAAVNAAASP